One stretch of Pandoraea oxalativorans DNA includes these proteins:
- a CDS encoding M14 family metallopeptidase produces the protein MSLQPTWWQAFGVDYADARQRFRTAADHAGASLTSYVHPDATAPDGSELSVDVARLGPAHAPHQLLAISGTHGLEGGAGSAVQTAWLTHAAQTLPPDVAVTFVHAINPYGFAHATRTTEHNVDLNRNFIDHDKPHPVNAHYASLHDHLIPREWTSDGLAQSARAIDAFRAEHGPDALFNTLASGQYTHADGLIYGGRSREWSNVTLQTIVERELSQAQRIGLIDWHTGIGEYGEPFFLCFNAEGSDAQREAARWWSAERVLNQRPHGLQRPDYQGLVFRGVEQFAKGRPVIGAVVEFGTRGSNASIANRLDQWLRSRAQAHPDAARDRLLRADVLDAFVPVSSVWRTSVLTHGLHITAQALQGLATSA, from the coding sequence ATGAGCCTTCAGCCAACCTGGTGGCAGGCGTTCGGCGTCGACTATGCAGACGCCCGTCAACGCTTTCGCACCGCGGCCGACCACGCAGGCGCGAGCCTGACCTCCTATGTTCACCCCGATGCCACAGCCCCGGACGGCAGCGAACTGAGCGTCGACGTCGCACGGCTCGGTCCGGCGCATGCACCGCATCAGTTGCTTGCCATTAGCGGCACACACGGTCTGGAAGGCGGTGCGGGATCGGCCGTTCAGACGGCCTGGCTGACGCATGCGGCGCAGACGTTGCCGCCCGACGTCGCCGTGACCTTCGTGCACGCCATCAATCCGTACGGCTTCGCACACGCCACGCGCACGACAGAACACAACGTCGATCTGAATCGCAATTTCATCGACCACGACAAGCCACATCCGGTCAATGCGCATTACGCGTCGCTTCACGACCATCTGATTCCGCGCGAGTGGACGTCCGACGGACTGGCGCAAAGTGCGCGCGCCATCGACGCCTTTCGCGCCGAGCACGGCCCCGACGCACTTTTCAACACACTCGCGAGCGGTCAGTACACGCACGCCGACGGCCTGATCTACGGCGGACGTTCCCGCGAATGGTCGAACGTCACGTTGCAGACCATCGTCGAGCGCGAACTGTCGCAAGCGCAGCGCATCGGCCTGATCGACTGGCACACGGGCATCGGCGAATACGGTGAGCCGTTCTTCCTGTGCTTCAACGCGGAGGGTAGCGACGCGCAACGCGAGGCTGCCCGCTGGTGGAGCGCCGAGCGTGTGCTGAATCAACGCCCGCACGGGTTGCAGCGTCCCGACTATCAGGGCCTCGTGTTCCGTGGCGTCGAACAGTTCGCCAAGGGACGCCCGGTGATCGGCGCTGTCGTCGAATTCGGTACGCGGGGCTCGAATGCAAGTATCGCCAACCGCCTCGATCAGTGGCTGCGCTCACGCGCGCAGGCCCATCCGGACGCGGCACGCGACCGCCTGCTGCGCGCCGACGTGCTGGACGCCTTCGTGCCCGTCTCGTCGGTGTGGCGCACCAGCGTGCTCACGCATGGGCTGCATATCACGGCGCAGGCGCTGCAAGGCCTCGCGACGTCCGCCTAG
- a CDS encoding VOC family protein has translation MSQIPAPVLDHVVINVKGELEASVDTYRRLGFALTERGHHSLGTSNHLAIFGENYLELLGFEAGKSTARPDVTQAPLGLTGLVFKTQDSHALFTALQERGVGVETPAEFFRPVRLPDGTTQDARFRTVRLASELVRNGRTFFCHHFTPEHVWRDEWRDHPNGVTDIVGYVVSTPNPAVTAALYDRVFGPGILSATGDKGYTFTAGRARVHFVTPAEAAQRFGKVETTDDGSERSVALILRTRSLAQTQATLRENGVPWTTLDDGAVLVAAADGFHVALQFVEGEAA, from the coding sequence ATGAGCCAGATTCCCGCACCGGTACTCGATCACGTCGTCATCAACGTGAAGGGCGAACTCGAAGCGTCCGTCGACACGTATCGCCGTCTGGGCTTCGCCCTGACCGAGCGTGGTCATCACTCGCTCGGCACCAGCAATCACCTGGCGATCTTCGGCGAAAACTATCTTGAGCTGCTCGGCTTCGAGGCTGGCAAATCGACCGCACGACCCGATGTGACGCAAGCCCCGCTCGGGCTGACCGGCCTCGTCTTCAAGACGCAGGACTCGCACGCTCTGTTCACCGCCTTGCAGGAACGCGGTGTCGGCGTAGAGACACCGGCCGAATTCTTCCGCCCGGTGCGTCTGCCCGACGGCACGACACAAGACGCTCGCTTTCGCACGGTGCGACTTGCCAGCGAACTGGTTCGCAACGGCCGCACGTTCTTCTGCCATCACTTCACACCGGAGCATGTCTGGCGCGACGAATGGCGCGATCATCCAAATGGCGTGACCGACATCGTCGGCTACGTCGTTTCGACGCCGAATCCCGCAGTCACTGCGGCCCTTTACGACCGCGTCTTCGGCCCGGGCATCCTGAGCGCCACCGGTGACAAGGGGTATACCTTCACCGCCGGGCGCGCCCGCGTCCACTTCGTCACACCTGCGGAAGCGGCGCAACGCTTCGGCAAAGTCGAGACGACGGACGACGGCAGCGAGCGCAGCGTCGCACTGATCCTGCGCACCCGCTCCCTTGCCCAGACCCAGGCCACGCTGCGCGAAAACGGCGTGCCCTGGACGACGCTCGACGATGGCGCCGTGCTCGTGGCCGCCGCCGACGGCTTCCACGTCGCGCTCCAATTCGTCGAAGGGGAGGCAGCATGA
- a CDS encoding ISL3 family transposase encodes MLDRKLLESLGGWQGYAVERVEWPEGTGRTLSIYLKPTAKVMLCEQCGARCRQVHETTVRRVRDLPLFEYRVVLHVPRRRLLCEQCGGPRLERLTWLGRYQRVTDRLAAACSQLLQSSNVQAVARFFELGWHTVKTLDKARLRASVREPDWSRIEYLAMDEFALHKGHRYATVVVDPISRQVLWIGPGRSRETARAFFEQLPRGVAQRIKAVAIDMTTAYELEIQAHCPRAEIVYDLFHVVAKYGREVIDRVRVDQANQLRQDRPARRVIKSSRWLLLRNRDKLDRQQAVRLDELLQANQPLLTVYVLRDELKRLWFYRRPAWAKQAWHHWCEQAEQSGIAPLNTFAQRLKGYLHGILARCRHRLNTSIVEGINNTIKVIKRRAYGYRDQEYFFLKIRAAFPGNAQ; translated from the coding sequence ATGCTGGATCGCAAGCTGCTGGAGTCGCTGGGAGGCTGGCAGGGCTATGCCGTCGAACGCGTGGAGTGGCCCGAGGGCACAGGGCGCACGCTGTCGATCTATTTGAAGCCAACCGCCAAGGTGATGCTGTGCGAGCAGTGCGGCGCACGATGTCGCCAGGTCCATGAGACCACGGTGCGCCGGGTGCGAGATCTGCCGTTATTTGAGTACCGGGTTGTTCTTCATGTTCCACGCCGGCGCTTGTTGTGTGAGCAATGCGGTGGCCCGCGCCTGGAGCGGCTTACTTGGCTGGGTCGCTACCAGCGGGTGACGGATCGGCTTGCGGCGGCCTGCAGCCAATTGCTGCAATCGAGCAACGTGCAGGCGGTGGCGAGGTTCTTCGAGCTGGGTTGGCATACCGTCAAGACGCTGGACAAGGCCCGGCTCCGAGCGTCAGTGCGCGAACCGGATTGGTCCAGGATCGAGTATTTAGCGATGGACGAGTTCGCCCTGCATAAAGGGCATCGGTACGCGACGGTAGTCGTCGATCCGATCAGCAGGCAGGTGCTGTGGATCGGCCCAGGACGCTCACGCGAGACGGCTCGGGCGTTCTTCGAGCAATTGCCGCGTGGGGTCGCCCAACGCATCAAGGCCGTAGCCATCGACATGACTACGGCCTACGAGTTAGAAATCCAGGCCCACTGCCCACGGGCGGAGATCGTCTATGACTTGTTCCATGTCGTGGCCAAGTACGGACGAGAGGTCATTGATCGGGTGCGCGTGGATCAGGCCAACCAACTGCGCCAGGACCGTCCCGCGCGCCGGGTCATCAAATCGAGCCGCTGGCTGTTATTGCGCAACCGCGACAAGCTAGACCGGCAGCAGGCCGTCCGGCTCGACGAATTGCTGCAAGCCAACCAGCCGCTGCTGACGGTCTATGTCCTGAGGGACGAACTCAAGCGGCTCTGGTTCTACCGAAGACCTGCCTGGGCAAAACAAGCCTGGCACCACTGGTGCGAGCAGGCCGAGCAAAGCGGAATAGCCCCCTTGAACACCTTCGCTCAGCGTCTGAAAGGCTATCTGCATGGCATCCTGGCCAGATGCCGACATCGTCTAAACACCAGCATCGTTGAGGGCATTAACAACACTATCAAGGTCATTAAGCGGCGCGCCTACGGCTACCGAGACCAGGAATACTTCTTCCTCAAAATCCGCGCCGCCTTCCCCGGTAATGCTCAATGA
- the mhpD gene encoding 2-keto-4-pentenoate hydratase, whose protein sequence is MSNAQLIQTLADRLRDAEASRQTIAPVRGEIALDDMATAYAVQQRNVDARVTSGERIVGRKIGLTSLAVQKQLGVDQPDFGALFASMAYGDAQPMPLARLIQPKVEAEIALVLEHDLTHEKHTFADILRASAYAVAAVEVVDSRIEQWNIRFVDTVADNASSALFVLGSRPVKLSDVDLADCAMTLSRDGEVLSRGNGAACLGNPLNAAVWLADRMAQLGTPLRAGDVVLTGALGPMVPVMEAGTFVTEIGGLGSVRAVFA, encoded by the coding sequence ATGTCGAATGCCCAACTGATTCAAACGCTTGCCGACCGCCTTCGTGACGCGGAGGCGTCGCGTCAAACGATTGCGCCCGTGCGCGGCGAGATCGCGCTCGACGACATGGCGACCGCCTACGCCGTGCAGCAGCGCAATGTGGATGCGCGTGTGACCAGCGGCGAGCGCATCGTCGGTCGCAAGATCGGCCTGACGTCGCTTGCCGTGCAAAAGCAGCTCGGCGTGGACCAGCCCGACTTCGGCGCACTGTTCGCGAGCATGGCGTACGGCGATGCGCAACCGATGCCGCTTGCCCGCCTCATCCAGCCGAAGGTCGAAGCCGAAATCGCACTCGTGCTCGAACATGATCTGACGCACGAGAAGCACACATTTGCCGACATCCTTCGCGCGAGCGCCTACGCCGTGGCGGCCGTAGAGGTCGTCGATAGCCGTATCGAGCAGTGGAATATCCGCTTCGTCGATACCGTAGCCGACAACGCATCGAGCGCGCTATTCGTGCTTGGCAGCCGCCCCGTGAAACTCTCTGACGTAGATCTCGCCGACTGCGCGATGACGCTTTCGCGCGACGGCGAGGTGCTGTCGCGCGGCAACGGCGCGGCGTGCCTCGGCAATCCTCTCAACGCGGCTGTCTGGCTGGCGGATCGCATGGCGCAACTTGGCACGCCGTTGCGTGCGGGCGATGTCGTGCTCACCGGTGCGCTCGGTCCGATGGTGCCCGTCATGGAGGCTGGCACGTTCGTCACCGAGATCGGGGGACTGGGCAGCGTACG